One Curtobacterium sp. MCLR17_032 genomic window carries:
- a CDS encoding Gfo/Idh/MocA family oxidoreductase, which yields MAIRWGVLGTGGIARSFVRDCRAAGVVFTAVGSRTDESARAFADEHGIPRAHGDYAALVADDQVDAVYVATPHSRHAEDALLAIAAGKHVLVEKAFTITAAEARRVRDAAQERGVLVMEAMWTRFLPQTAMMRRVLAEGRIGTPRLVQATHHQALPTDPRHRLNDPELGGGALLDLGVYPVSFAVDVLGAPTGVAASGTLSDQGVDTQMGIVLTHPGGAQSTVHFALDLRSPNSASIIGTEGRIDLDPTWCTPTTWRIRDADGAVVEEFDGREELAGYHHEARGFESAITAGVPADSSTHLDHTIAIMAVMDEARRQVGVRYPADDVD from the coding sequence ATGGCCATCCGATGGGGAGTACTCGGGACCGGCGGCATCGCCCGGTCCTTCGTCCGCGACTGCCGTGCCGCGGGGGTGGTGTTCACCGCGGTCGGTTCCCGGACCGACGAGTCCGCTCGGGCCTTCGCTGACGAACACGGCATCCCGCGTGCCCACGGTGACTACGCCGCCCTGGTGGCGGACGACCAGGTCGACGCGGTCTACGTGGCGACGCCGCACTCCCGACACGCCGAGGATGCCCTGCTCGCGATCGCCGCCGGCAAGCACGTCCTGGTCGAGAAGGCGTTCACGATCACCGCGGCAGAGGCCCGACGGGTGCGTGACGCCGCGCAGGAGCGCGGTGTCCTCGTGATGGAGGCGATGTGGACGCGCTTCCTGCCGCAGACCGCGATGATGCGCCGGGTCCTCGCCGAGGGCCGGATCGGCACACCCCGGCTGGTGCAGGCGACGCACCACCAGGCGCTGCCGACGGACCCGCGGCACCGACTCAACGACCCCGAGCTGGGTGGCGGCGCCCTGCTCGACCTCGGGGTGTACCCGGTGTCGTTCGCGGTCGACGTGCTGGGCGCGCCGACCGGTGTCGCAGCCTCCGGCACGCTGAGCGACCAGGGCGTCGATACGCAGATGGGCATCGTCCTGACGCATCCGGGCGGTGCCCAGTCCACGGTGCACTTCGCCCTCGACCTGCGCAGCCCGAACAGTGCGTCGATCATCGGTACCGAGGGGCGCATCGACCTCGACCCGACCTGGTGCACGCCGACCACCTGGCGCATCCGCGACGCCGACGGCGCGGTGGTGGAGGAGTTCGACGGGCGCGAGGAACTGGCCGGCTACCACCACGAGGCCCGCGGCTTCGAATCGGCGATCACCGCCGGGGTGCCGGCGGACAGCAGCACGCACCTCGACCACACCATCGCGATCATGGCGGTGATGGACGAAGCCCGGCGGCAGGTCGGCGTCCGCTACCCGGCCGACGACGTCGACTGA
- a CDS encoding DNA polymerase III subunit delta' codes for MSVWDGLTGQEESVAALRSAAESTDGTGGMTHSWLITGPPGSGRSNVAAAFAAALVGNGPDDDHTLRLISAGTHPDVARLTTQRVIITIDEIRQLVTSSHFSPSVGRYRVLIVEDADRMTERTSNLLLKALEEPPERTVWILCAPSEADLLPTIRSRVRSVRLRVPGIESVADLIVARTGVDRGLATDAARQAQSHIGMAQRLATSEDARDRRRRTLTTVLAIRSVGDAVNAAAALLAVADEDAKAITLERDAEERDAALRSLGVQPGGTVPPALRSQLRVLEEDQKRRATRSLRDGLDRILVDVSSLYRDLLLLGLGAPTEPVNLAIRHELERALPSVPPAAALEVLDAIATARQRIGANVAALLALEALLVTVARAVR; via the coding sequence GTGAGTGTGTGGGATGGCCTGACCGGGCAGGAAGAGTCCGTCGCCGCGCTGCGGAGTGCCGCCGAGTCGACCGACGGCACGGGTGGCATGACCCACTCGTGGTTGATCACCGGCCCGCCCGGCTCTGGTCGCTCCAACGTCGCCGCGGCCTTCGCCGCCGCCCTGGTCGGCAACGGCCCGGACGACGACCACACGCTCCGGCTGATCAGCGCCGGCACGCACCCCGACGTCGCCCGACTGACGACCCAGCGCGTCATCATCACGATCGACGAGATCCGACAGCTGGTGACCTCGTCGCACTTCTCGCCCTCGGTGGGCCGGTACCGCGTGCTGATCGTCGAGGACGCCGACCGGATGACCGAACGGACCTCGAACCTCCTGCTCAAGGCGCTCGAGGAACCGCCGGAGCGCACCGTGTGGATCCTGTGCGCCCCGAGTGAGGCCGACCTGCTGCCGACGATCCGGTCGCGCGTGCGTTCGGTCCGACTGCGGGTGCCGGGCATCGAGTCGGTCGCCGACCTGATCGTGGCGCGGACCGGTGTGGACCGCGGCCTCGCGACCGATGCCGCCCGTCAGGCCCAGAGTCACATCGGCATGGCGCAGCGCCTGGCCACGAGCGAGGACGCCCGCGACCGTCGCCGACGGACACTGACCACGGTCCTCGCGATCCGCAGCGTCGGCGACGCCGTGAACGCCGCGGCCGCGTTGCTGGCCGTGGCGGACGAGGACGCGAAGGCGATCACCCTCGAACGGGACGCCGAAGAGCGCGATGCCGCCCTCCGGTCCCTCGGCGTGCAGCCGGGCGGCACCGTCCCCCCGGCCCTCCGCTCGCAGCTCCGCGTGCTCGAGGAGGACCAGAAGCGCCGGGCGACCCGCAGCCTCCGCGATGGTCTGGACCGCATCCTGGTCGACGTGTCCTCGCTGTACCGCGACCTGCTGTTGCTCGGACTCGGTGCGCCGACCGAGCCGGTGAACCTGGCGATCCGACACGAGCTCGAGCGGGCTCTGCCGTCGGTCCCGCCCGCGGCGGCGCTCGAGGTACTCGATGCCATCGCGACGGCCCGGCAGCGGATCGGGGCGAACGTCGCAGCGCTCCTGGCCCTCGAGGCGCTGCTCGTCACGGTCGCCCGCGCGGTCCGCTGA
- a CDS encoding alpha-glucosidase has product MTGPEPWWTGAVVYQVYPRSFADGNGDGVGDLAGLRRRLDHIAELGVDVVWLSPVYRSPQADNGYDIADYEDIDPLFGTIDEFDALLVEVHQRGMKLVMDLVVNHSSDQHPWFRAARQSRTCPKHDWYIWRDPVDGHEPNNWRAAFGGPAWSWDPGTGQYYLHMFTPQQPDLNWENPDLRAAVYDMMNRWLDRGVDGFRMDVINHIAKDDDALSGDSDAYVMQPRIHEHLQEMHKRVFAGREALLTVGEMPGVTVEDAALFTDPERHELDMVFQFEHVGLDHTPSSKFTRQETDLPALKRSLARWQTGLEERGWNSLYLSNHDQPRPVSRFGAGLSDPFAFRYESATLLATVLHLHRGTPYVYQGDEIGMVNAGFTSLDEYRDIESLNWFRGAVGGGMPEPEAIEALAFRSRDNARTPIPWDDSEPAGGFSTAEPWIGMGQGWPQVTVAGDRAAGDRSVYEHHRRLIDLRHRSRTVRLGSFALLEPEHPALWAFTRALPDADEAPLVVVANLSASDLELPESVRRRVGALVLGNLGEPAVAGRLRPWEARVHECR; this is encoded by the coding sequence GTGACCGGACCGGAACCGTGGTGGACAGGAGCCGTCGTCTACCAGGTGTACCCGCGGAGCTTCGCCGACGGGAACGGCGACGGGGTCGGCGACCTCGCCGGCCTGCGACGCCGCCTGGACCACATCGCAGAGCTCGGCGTGGACGTCGTCTGGCTGTCGCCGGTGTACCGGTCGCCCCAGGCCGACAACGGCTACGACATCGCCGACTACGAGGACATCGACCCGCTGTTCGGCACCATCGACGAGTTCGACGCGCTGCTGGTCGAGGTGCACCAGCGCGGCATGAAGCTCGTCATGGACCTCGTCGTCAACCACTCCAGCGACCAGCACCCCTGGTTCCGTGCCGCCCGGCAGTCCCGCACCTGCCCGAAGCACGACTGGTACATCTGGCGCGACCCGGTCGACGGCCACGAGCCGAACAACTGGCGTGCCGCGTTCGGTGGCCCGGCCTGGTCGTGGGACCCCGGCACCGGTCAGTACTACCTGCACATGTTCACGCCGCAGCAGCCGGACCTGAACTGGGAGAACCCGGACCTCCGCGCCGCCGTGTACGACATGATGAACCGCTGGCTGGACCGCGGTGTCGACGGGTTCCGGATGGACGTCATCAACCACATCGCCAAGGACGACGACGCCCTCTCCGGCGACAGCGACGCGTACGTCATGCAACCGCGCATCCACGAGCACCTGCAGGAGATGCACAAACGCGTCTTCGCCGGTCGGGAGGCCCTGCTCACCGTCGGCGAGATGCCCGGTGTCACCGTGGAGGACGCCGCGCTCTTCACCGACCCGGAACGCCACGAGCTCGACATGGTGTTCCAGTTCGAGCACGTCGGCCTCGACCACACGCCCTCGTCGAAGTTCACCCGACAGGAGACCGACCTGCCCGCGCTCAAGCGCTCCCTGGCCCGGTGGCAGACCGGGCTCGAGGAACGCGGGTGGAACTCGCTGTACCTGTCGAACCACGACCAGCCACGGCCGGTGTCCCGGTTCGGCGCCGGGCTGTCCGACCCCTTCGCCTTCCGCTACGAGTCGGCCACGCTGCTCGCGACCGTGCTGCACCTGCACCGCGGCACCCCGTACGTCTACCAGGGCGACGAGATCGGCATGGTGAACGCCGGCTTCACCAGCCTGGACGAGTACCGGGACATCGAGTCGCTGAACTGGTTCCGCGGAGCCGTCGGCGGCGGGATGCCCGAGCCCGAGGCGATCGAGGCCCTCGCCTTCCGCAGCCGCGACAACGCCCGCACGCCCATCCCCTGGGACGACAGCGAGCCCGCCGGCGGGTTCTCCACCGCCGAACCGTGGATCGGCATGGGGCAGGGCTGGCCGCAGGTCACCGTCGCGGGTGACCGGGCCGCCGGGGACCGCTCGGTCTACGAGCACCACCGTCGGCTCATCGACCTGCGGCACCGCTCCCGCACCGTGCGGCTCGGGAGCTTCGCGCTGCTCGAGCCCGAGCACCCGGCGCTGTGGGCGTTCACACGGGCGCTCCCCGACGCGGACGAGGCACCGCTCGTCGTGGTCGCGAACCTGTCGGCGTCGGACCTGGAGCTGCCGGAGTCGGTCCGGAGGCGCGTGGGGGCGTTGGTGCTGGGGAACCTCGGTGAGCCGGCGGTCGCCGGGCGGTTGCGTCCGTGGGAGGCGCGCGTGCACGAGTGCCGGTGA
- a CDS encoding TetR/AcrR family transcriptional regulator — MTDAAPGLRERKRRATRLAIQQAALSIAIEHGLSAVTVDEVSRRADVSPRTFFNYFPSKEQAILGDDPTLPQGEDVETFVAGGPSGELLADLGALLVHSAHELIDERGLIGERQQVLRANPELFSQRMASMKEFQAAVQSVVERRLRREDGLPDESSAPATPADDEVRRRARLASLVGMAALRHAWWEWSEGDADAHLVDELARSFADLGALVSRSLV; from the coding sequence ATGACCGACGCTGCACCGGGCCTCCGCGAACGGAAGCGCCGCGCCACCCGCCTGGCGATCCAGCAGGCCGCGCTCAGCATCGCGATCGAGCACGGGCTCTCGGCGGTCACGGTCGACGAGGTCTCCCGTCGCGCGGACGTCTCGCCGCGCACGTTCTTCAACTACTTCCCGAGCAAGGAGCAGGCGATCCTCGGCGACGACCCGACCCTGCCCCAGGGTGAGGACGTCGAGACCTTCGTCGCCGGCGGCCCGTCGGGGGAGTTGCTCGCCGACCTCGGCGCCCTGCTCGTGCACTCCGCACACGAACTCATCGACGAGCGCGGGCTGATCGGCGAGCGGCAGCAGGTCCTCCGCGCGAACCCGGAGCTCTTCAGTCAGCGGATGGCGTCGATGAAGGAGTTCCAGGCCGCTGTCCAGTCGGTCGTCGAGCGACGGCTGCGGCGCGAGGACGGCCTGCCGGACGAGAGCAGCGCGCCCGCGACGCCGGCAGACGACGAGGTCCGTCGCCGCGCCCGGCTGGCGTCGCTCGTGGGCATGGCCGCTCTGCGGCACGCCTGGTGGGAGTGGTCCGAGGGGGATGCCGACGCGCACCTCGTCGACGAACTCGCGCGGTCCTTCGCCGATCTCGGCGCGCTCGTTTCGCGCTCCCTCGTCTGA